The window GCACAACGCCGCCATCGCCTCCGGCGAGAAGACTACTAGGTGATATAGGAATTTCCAAAAATCACCTGTGCCGGGCCCGAAGGGTCCCGGCCCCGTAAAAATATAAGGAGAATTGAGATCATGTCCAAGGCTAAATTCGAGCGCACCAAGCCGCACGTCAACATCGGCACCATCGGGCACGTCGACCATGGCAAGACCACTTTGACGGCCGCGATCACCAGCTATCTCTCGAAGAAAGGCCTGGCGCAGGCGAAGCGCTA of the Elusimicrobiota bacterium genome contains:
- the tuf gene encoding elongation factor Tu (EF-Tu; promotes GTP-dependent binding of aminoacyl-tRNA to the A-site of ribosomes during protein biosynthesis; when the tRNA anticodon matches the mRNA codon, GTP hydrolysis results; the inactive EF-Tu-GDP leaves the ribosome and release of GDP is promoted by elongation factor Ts; many prokaryotes have two copies of the gene encoding EF-Tu), with product MSKAKFERTKPHVNIGTIGHVDHGKTTLTAAITSYLSKKGLAQAKR